In Thauera sedimentorum, a single genomic region encodes these proteins:
- the metF gene encoding methylenetetrahydrofolate reductase [NAD(P)H]: protein MQATELSIEFFPPQTPEGADKLRAVRERLAVLQPAFFSVTYGAGGSTRERTFATVQEIAAAGHEAAPHLSCIGSSREQLRAILKEYEEAGIRRIVALRGDLPSGVGTAGEFRYANELVEFIRAETGRRFILEVAAYPEWHPQAKSPRDDLIAFQRKVAAGADSAITQYFYNLDAYLHFVDEARALGVDIPIVPGIMPISSFSKLARFSDACGAEIPRWMRRKFESFGDDSASIREFGLDVVTDLCQRLLDAGAPGLHFYCMNQAELTLAVCERLGLGPQAE, encoded by the coding sequence ATGCAAGCAACTGAACTCTCCATCGAATTCTTCCCCCCGCAGACCCCCGAGGGCGCCGACAAGCTGCGTGCGGTGCGCGAGCGCCTGGCGGTGCTGCAGCCCGCCTTCTTCTCGGTGACCTACGGCGCCGGCGGCTCCACCCGCGAGCGCACCTTCGCCACCGTGCAGGAGATCGCCGCCGCCGGGCACGAGGCCGCCCCGCACCTGTCCTGCATCGGCTCCAGCCGCGAGCAGCTGCGCGCCATCCTCAAGGAGTACGAAGAGGCCGGCATCCGCCGCATCGTCGCCCTGCGCGGCGACCTGCCCTCGGGCGTGGGCACCGCGGGCGAATTCCGCTACGCCAACGAGCTGGTGGAGTTCATCCGCGCCGAGACCGGCCGGCGCTTCATCCTCGAGGTGGCCGCCTATCCGGAATGGCATCCGCAGGCGAAGAGCCCGCGCGACGACCTGATCGCCTTCCAGCGCAAGGTGGCCGCCGGCGCGGATTCGGCGATCACGCAGTATTTCTACAACCTCGACGCCTACCTGCATTTCGTAGACGAGGCGCGCGCGCTGGGCGTGGACATCCCCATCGTGCCGGGCATCATGCCGATCTCCAGCTTTTCGAAGCTGGCGCGCTTCTCGGACGCCTGCGGCGCCGAGATCCCGCGCTGGATGCGGCGCAAGTTCGAGAGCTTCGGCGACGACTCGGCGTCGATCCGCGAGTTCGGCCTGGACGTGGTCACCGACCTTTGCCAGCGCCTGCTCGACGCCGGCGCGCCCGGCCTGCACTTCTACTGCATGAACCAGGCCGAGCTCACGCTGGCGGTTTGCGAGCGTCTGGGCCTCGGCCCGCAAGCCGAGTGA
- a CDS encoding DMT family transporter, which translates to MGEAVKRAGLLFALVGAVGFSFKAILVKLAYQYEVDAETLLALRMAISLPFFLVMGVVADRRAARRLDGRDWLWMAGLGFFGYYLASYLDFLGLQYISAALERLILFLYPTLVIVLSALFLGKPVTRRAMAALGLCYLGIALALGHDLKIAGEAGAVLLGSLLVFGSALAYALYLMGNGEVVGRLGSMRVTAFATSFACLFCIAQFLLLRPLGALVQPWPVYGLGLAMALFSTVAPVWLVSEAIRRLGAGPVSLTGTLGPVITIFLGWLMLDEAIGASQIAGAALVIAGVLVMARRG; encoded by the coding sequence ATGGGCGAGGCGGTAAAGCGGGCAGGCTTGCTGTTCGCGCTGGTCGGTGCGGTGGGGTTCTCGTTCAAGGCCATCCTGGTCAAGCTCGCCTACCAGTACGAGGTCGATGCCGAGACCCTGCTCGCCCTGCGCATGGCCATCTCGCTGCCCTTCTTCCTGGTGATGGGCGTGGTGGCCGACCGGCGTGCGGCGCGACGCCTGGACGGGCGCGACTGGCTGTGGATGGCCGGCCTGGGCTTCTTCGGCTACTACCTGGCGAGCTATCTCGACTTCCTGGGCCTGCAGTACATCAGCGCGGCGCTGGAGCGGCTCATCCTCTTCCTCTATCCGACCCTGGTGATCGTGCTCTCCGCGCTCTTCCTGGGCAAGCCGGTCACCCGCCGCGCGATGGCCGCCCTCGGCCTGTGCTACCTGGGTATCGCGCTGGCGCTCGGCCACGACCTGAAGATTGCCGGCGAGGCCGGGGCGGTGCTGCTCGGCTCCTTGCTGGTGTTCGGCAGCGCGCTGGCCTACGCGCTCTACCTGATGGGCAATGGCGAGGTGGTCGGCCGGCTCGGGTCGATGCGGGTGACCGCCTTCGCCACCAGCTTCGCCTGCCTGTTCTGCATCGCCCAGTTTCTGCTGCTGCGTCCGCTGGGCGCGCTGGTGCAGCCCTGGCCGGTTTACGGCCTGGGGCTGGCGATGGCGCTGTTCTCCACGGTGGCGCCGGTGTGGCTGGTGTCGGAAGCCATCCGCCGGCTGGGCGCCGGCCCGGTGTCATTGACCGGCACGCTGGGGCCGGTGATCACCATCTTCCTCGGCTGGCTGATGCTCGACGAGGCCATCGGCGCCAGCCAGATCGCCGGCGCCGCGCTGGTCATCGCCGGCGTGCTGGTGATGGCGCGGCGCGGCTGA
- a CDS encoding DUF1631 family protein: MIDTSTASAPQSAQERLRDHCRSVLLASLEAFARGLGFVQQETIAAFLDEAARCHDELAGLHDRRGFEQAHGLTASRISLVHEHDLEFTLELTALARRLRDYCGGELSRLHLRYMTLLGQRDAAAEQTPVGPETVCRALRALSDAAGFDPEQRLQFLERCGEPLAHALRATYRELGATLDAAGVAPYRNTPPAPAPAASSDGRAHERAEASGEGQRRSAAAAGATDDELAGRIAELVQPAHALAERAERREHSLIQATALIESLMSTETPNAIRQFLTRSWLPLLARLHYNHGSDHQQWQICGELAGRLVRSARLPADPQERQQWASGLPALVRKLTQGLVALGLDADARQAALAPCMALHGALIAGETPPAGLPPVPANATLSAPLGANGLRILNHTGYSASSPAPHPVTDAAAGSWLAIDLPDGSALHGCIAWVGATGHMVVLADPDAPQVLVASRRALAELAAAGRCRVLNAA; encoded by the coding sequence ATGATCGACACTTCCACTGCCAGTGCTCCGCAGTCGGCCCAGGAGCGACTGCGCGATCACTGCCGCAGCGTACTGCTTGCCAGCCTCGAGGCGTTCGCCCGCGGCCTCGGCTTCGTCCAGCAGGAAACGATTGCGGCCTTCCTCGACGAGGCGGCCCGCTGCCACGATGAACTCGCCGGCCTGCACGACCGTCGGGGCTTCGAGCAGGCGCACGGGCTGACCGCATCGCGGATCAGCCTGGTACATGAACACGACCTCGAGTTCACCCTCGAACTCACCGCCCTGGCCCGTCGCCTGCGCGACTATTGCGGTGGCGAACTGAGCCGCCTGCACCTGCGCTACATGACCCTGCTCGGGCAGCGCGACGCCGCAGCCGAACAGACCCCGGTCGGCCCCGAAACCGTTTGCCGCGCGCTGCGCGCGTTGTCGGACGCGGCGGGTTTCGACCCCGAGCAACGTCTGCAATTCCTCGAGCGCTGCGGCGAGCCGCTGGCGCACGCCTTGCGTGCCACCTACCGCGAACTGGGCGCAACGCTGGATGCGGCCGGTGTCGCCCCGTATCGCAACACCCCCCCGGCGCCTGCCCCTGCCGCAAGCTCGGACGGTCGCGCGCATGAGCGGGCGGAGGCCTCGGGCGAAGGCCAGCGGCGCAGCGCGGCTGCCGCCGGCGCCACCGATGACGAGCTCGCCGGCCGCATTGCCGAGCTCGTGCAACCGGCCCATGCCCTGGCCGAGCGCGCCGAGCGGCGCGAACACTCGCTCATCCAGGCCACCGCCCTGATCGAAAGCCTGATGAGCACGGAAACGCCGAACGCGATACGCCAGTTTCTCACCCGTTCGTGGCTGCCGCTGCTCGCCCGCCTGCACTACAACCACGGTAGCGACCACCAGCAATGGCAGATCTGCGGCGAACTGGCCGGACGCCTGGTGCGCAGCGCCCGCCTACCCGCAGACCCGCAGGAGCGCCAGCAATGGGCAAGCGGGCTGCCGGCGCTGGTCAGGAAGCTCACCCAGGGGCTCGTCGCCCTGGGCCTGGACGCCGACGCACGGCAGGCCGCGCTGGCCCCGTGCATGGCCTTGCACGGTGCGCTGATCGCCGGTGAAACCCCTCCAGCCGGCCTGCCGCCGGTGCCGGCCAATGCCACGCTCAGCGCGCCGCTCGGCGCCAACGGCCTGCGCATCCTCAATCACACCGGCTACTCGGCGAGCAGCCCCGCCCCCCATCCGGTCACCGACGCCGCCGCCGGAAGCTGGCTCGCCATCGATCTGCCGGACGGCAGCGCGCTGCATGGATGCATCGCCTGGGTGGGCGCCACCGGACACATGGTCGTGCTTGCCGACCCGGACGCCCCTCAGGTGCTGGTGGCCAGCCGCCGCGCACTCGCCGAGCTGGCGGCAGCCGGGCGCTGCCGCGTGCTGAACGCGGCCTGA
- a CDS encoding helicase HerA-like domain-containing protein — protein sequence MAEPLPIARAGDKTLHLLPRLANRHGLITGATGTGKTVTLQKLAESFAAAGVPVFMADVKGDLSGIGAAGVASPKLMQRLAAIGIDEFTPRANTAVFWDVFGEAGHPVRATISDMGPLLLARLLNLNDTQAGVLQLVFRVADDNGLLLLDLKDLRAMVQYVGENAKSFTTEYGNVSAASIGAIQRNLLALEEQGGDVFFGEPMLDIADLMQTDADGRGVVNVLVADRLYHSPKLYSTFLLWLLAELFEQLPEVGDPDKPKLVFFFDEAHLLFDDAPKALVDKIEQVVRLIRSKGVGVYFVTQNPLDVPDAVLGQLGNRVQHALRAFTPRDQKAVKTAASTMRANPAFDAATAITELGVGEALVSFLDEKGRPEVVERATVVAPSSRMGPLEKAEREAAIRASVLYGHYEQALDRESAYERLRAQAEAAAAQAPEPPATRGRAGAPAESAPAGGGLSDMLFGSTGPRGGKRDGLVQIAAKTVTRTVGSAIGRQIVRGLLGSLLGGSRR from the coding sequence ATGGCCGAACCCCTGCCGATCGCCCGCGCGGGCGACAAGACCCTGCACCTGCTGCCGCGCCTGGCCAACCGCCACGGCCTGATCACCGGCGCCACCGGCACCGGCAAGACGGTGACCCTGCAGAAACTCGCCGAGAGCTTTGCCGCCGCCGGCGTGCCGGTGTTCATGGCCGACGTGAAAGGCGACCTCTCCGGCATCGGCGCGGCGGGCGTCGCCTCGCCCAAGCTCATGCAGCGCCTCGCGGCAATCGGCATCGACGAATTCACGCCGCGCGCCAATACCGCGGTGTTCTGGGACGTGTTCGGCGAGGCCGGCCACCCGGTGCGCGCCACCATCTCGGACATGGGGCCGCTCTTGCTGGCGCGCCTGCTGAATCTCAACGACACCCAGGCCGGCGTGCTGCAGCTGGTGTTCCGGGTCGCCGACGACAACGGCCTGCTGCTGCTCGACCTCAAGGACCTGCGCGCGATGGTGCAGTACGTGGGCGAGAACGCGAAATCCTTCACCACCGAGTACGGCAACGTCTCGGCCGCGTCGATCGGCGCCATCCAGCGCAACCTGCTGGCGCTCGAGGAGCAGGGCGGCGACGTCTTCTTCGGCGAGCCGATGCTCGACATCGCCGACCTGATGCAGACCGACGCCGACGGACGCGGGGTGGTCAACGTGCTGGTTGCCGACCGCCTCTACCACTCGCCCAAGCTCTACTCCACCTTCCTGCTGTGGCTGCTCGCCGAACTGTTCGAGCAGCTGCCCGAGGTGGGCGACCCGGACAAGCCCAAGCTGGTGTTCTTCTTCGACGAGGCCCACCTGCTGTTCGACGATGCGCCCAAGGCGCTGGTGGACAAGATCGAGCAGGTGGTGCGGTTGATCCGTTCCAAGGGCGTGGGGGTGTACTTCGTCACCCAGAACCCGCTCGATGTGCCCGACGCGGTGCTCGGCCAGCTCGGCAACCGCGTGCAGCACGCGCTGCGCGCCTTCACTCCGCGCGACCAGAAGGCGGTGAAGACGGCGGCCAGCACCATGCGCGCCAACCCGGCCTTCGATGCCGCCACCGCGATCACCGAGCTGGGGGTGGGCGAGGCGCTGGTCTCCTTCCTGGATGAGAAGGGGCGTCCAGAGGTGGTCGAGCGCGCCACCGTGGTCGCGCCAAGCTCGCGCATGGGGCCGCTGGAGAAGGCCGAGCGCGAGGCGGCGATCCGCGCCTCGGTGCTTTACGGCCATTACGAGCAGGCGCTGGACCGCGAGTCGGCCTACGAACGCCTGCGCGCGCAGGCCGAGGCGGCCGCCGCGCAGGCGCCGGAACCGCCCGCGACGCGTGGGCGCGCCGGCGCACCGGCCGAATCCGCGCCGGCGGGCGGCGGCCTGAGCGACATGCTGTTCGGCTCCACCGGCCCGCGCGGCGGCAAGCGTGACGGCCTGGTGCAGATCGCCGCCAAGACGGTCACGCGTACGGTGGGTAGCGCCATCGGCCGGCAGATCGTGCGCGGCCTGCTCGGCTCCTTGCTCGGCGGCAGTCGGCGCTGA
- a CDS encoding YebC/PmpR family DNA-binding transcriptional regulator: MAGHSKWANIQHRKGRQDAKRGKIFTRLIKEITVAAKMGGGDASANPRLRLAIDKAKAESMPKDNIENAIKRGTGQLEGVTYEEGRYEGYGIGGAAVMVDCLTDNKTRTVADVRHAFSKYGGNMGTDGCVAFQFKHCGQLMFAPGTDEDALMEAALEAGAEDVVSDEDGSIEVITGPWEFTAVKEALEAAGFTAEFGEVSMKPLNETVLTGDEAARMQKLLDALESLDDVQEVYTSAVLEE, encoded by the coding sequence ATGGCTGGTCATTCCAAGTGGGCCAACATCCAGCACCGCAAGGGGCGTCAGGACGCCAAGCGCGGCAAGATCTTCACCCGGCTGATCAAGGAAATCACCGTCGCCGCCAAGATGGGCGGCGGTGACGCGAGCGCCAACCCGCGCCTGCGCCTGGCCATCGACAAGGCCAAGGCCGAGTCCATGCCCAAGGACAACATCGAGAACGCCATCAAGCGCGGCACCGGTCAGCTCGAGGGCGTGACCTACGAGGAAGGCCGCTACGAGGGCTACGGCATCGGCGGCGCGGCGGTGATGGTCGACTGCCTCACCGACAACAAGACCCGCACCGTGGCCGACGTGCGCCACGCCTTCTCCAAGTACGGCGGCAACATGGGCACGGACGGCTGCGTGGCCTTCCAGTTCAAGCACTGCGGCCAGCTGATGTTCGCCCCCGGCACGGATGAAGACGCGCTGATGGAAGCGGCGCTGGAAGCCGGCGCCGAGGACGTGGTGAGCGACGAGGACGGCTCCATCGAAGTCATCACCGGCCCGTGGGAGTTCACCGCGGTCAAGGAGGCGCTGGAAGCCGCCGGCTTCACCGCCGAGTTCGGCGAAGTCAGCATGAAGCCGCTCAACGAGACCGTGCTCACCGGCGACGAGGCCGCGCGCATGCAGAAGCTGCTCGACGCGCTCGAATCGCTGGACGACGTGCAGGAGGTGTATACCTCCGCCGTGCTGGAAGAGTAA
- a CDS encoding DMT family transporter — protein MNPPRTALLSAAAPLLFVLLWSTGFIGAKFGLPYAEPLTFLSTRYVLVIGLMLLVVLATRAPWPKRPQDFFHIGLSGLLLHACYLGGVFVAIDRGLPAGVTALVVGMQPLLTALGAGWLLGERVSARQWAGLALGFAGVALVVGDKAGTGGADLAGLWHALLPALVALVAITGGTLYQKRFCPRFDLRTGSVIQFVPTLAVSALAASQTETMQIDWQGEFVFALLWLVLVLSLGAISLLNILIRNGSAVNVASLFYLTPPTTALIAWAMFGETLAPPALAGMVVAVGGVWLARKG, from the coding sequence ATGAATCCACCCCGCACCGCCCTGCTCAGCGCCGCCGCACCGCTGCTCTTCGTCCTGCTGTGGAGCACCGGCTTCATCGGCGCCAAGTTCGGCCTGCCCTACGCCGAGCCGCTGACTTTCCTGTCCACCCGCTACGTGCTGGTGATCGGCCTGATGCTGCTCGTCGTGCTGGCCACCCGCGCGCCCTGGCCCAAGCGCCCGCAGGACTTCTTCCATATCGGCCTCTCCGGCCTGTTGCTGCACGCCTGCTATCTGGGCGGCGTGTTCGTCGCCATCGACCGCGGCCTGCCGGCCGGGGTCACCGCGCTGGTGGTCGGCATGCAGCCGCTGCTCACCGCGCTCGGCGCCGGCTGGCTGCTCGGCGAGCGGGTCAGCGCGCGCCAGTGGGCGGGGCTGGCGCTGGGCTTTGCCGGCGTGGCGCTGGTGGTCGGCGACAAGGCCGGCACCGGCGGCGCGGACCTGGCCGGGCTGTGGCACGCGCTGCTGCCGGCCCTGGTGGCACTGGTCGCGATCACCGGCGGCACGCTGTACCAGAAGCGCTTCTGCCCGCGCTTCGACCTGCGCACCGGCTCGGTGATCCAGTTCGTCCCCACGCTGGCGGTGTCCGCACTCGCCGCCAGCCAGACCGAGACCATGCAGATCGACTGGCAGGGCGAGTTCGTATTCGCCCTGCTGTGGCTGGTGCTGGTCCTTTCGCTGGGTGCGATCAGCCTGCTCAACATCCTGATCCGCAACGGCAGCGCGGTGAACGTGGCCAGCCTGTTCTACCTCACCCCGCCGACCACCGCGCTGATCGCCTGGGCGATGTTCGGCGAGACCCTCGCGCCGCCGGCCTTGGCCGGCATGGTGGTGGCGGTGGGCGGCGTGTGGCTGGCACGCAAGGGCTAG
- a CDS encoding heavy metal-binding domain-containing protein — protein sequence MELSTTPTLEGRPIRKYLGVVTGEAIIGANIFKDMFASIRNIVGGRAGAYERSLADARQVAMDEMAEQAARLGATAVVGIDIDYEVLGADNGMLMVCVSGTAVVTA from the coding sequence ATGGAACTGTCCACCACCCCGACCCTGGAAGGCCGCCCGATCCGCAAGTACCTGGGCGTGGTCACCGGCGAAGCGATCATCGGCGCGAACATCTTCAAGGACATGTTCGCCTCCATCCGCAATATCGTCGGCGGGCGTGCCGGCGCCTATGAGCGCTCGCTGGCCGATGCGCGCCAGGTGGCGATGGACGAGATGGCCGAGCAGGCCGCGCGCCTGGGCGCGACCGCAGTGGTCGGCATCGACATCGACTACGAAGTGCTGGGCGCCGACAACGGCATGCTGATGGTGTGCGTCAGCGGCACCGCGGTGGTGACCGCTTGA
- the ruvC gene encoding crossover junction endodeoxyribonuclease RuvC, whose protein sequence is MNAPTASGVVATRILGLDPGLRITGFGLIDRLGSQLRYVASGTIRTADGELPGRLRTLLDGVREVIQTYTPDQVAVEKVFVNVNPQSTLLLGQARGAVICGAVSCDLPVAEYTALQVKQSVVGYGKADKEQVQHMVQRLLALPALAGPDASDALACAICHAHGAAGLGALAGSGTRRRGGRLIPGQGERFPR, encoded by the coding sequence TTGAACGCACCCACGGCCTCCGGCGTGGTCGCCACCCGCATCCTGGGGCTGGACCCCGGGCTGCGCATCACCGGCTTCGGCCTCATCGACCGCCTCGGCAGCCAGCTGCGCTACGTGGCCAGCGGCACCATCCGCACCGCCGACGGCGAACTGCCCGGGCGGCTGCGCACCCTGCTCGACGGCGTGCGCGAGGTGATCCAGACCTACACCCCCGACCAGGTCGCGGTGGAGAAGGTGTTCGTGAACGTGAACCCGCAATCCACCCTGTTGCTCGGCCAGGCGCGCGGCGCGGTGATCTGCGGCGCGGTGAGCTGCGACCTGCCGGTGGCCGAATACACCGCGCTGCAGGTCAAGCAGTCGGTGGTCGGCTACGGCAAGGCCGACAAGGAACAGGTGCAGCACATGGTGCAGCGCCTGCTCGCGCTGCCCGCCCTCGCCGGCCCGGACGCCTCGGATGCGCTGGCCTGCGCCATCTGCCACGCGCACGGTGCCGCGGGGCTGGGCGCGCTGGCCGGCAGCGGCACGCGGCGGCGCGGCGGGCGGCTGATTCCCGGGCAGGGCGAACGCTTTCCGCGCTGA